A stretch of the Vidua chalybeata isolate OUT-0048 chromosome Z, bVidCha1 merged haplotype, whole genome shotgun sequence genome encodes the following:
- the RGS7BP gene encoding regulator of G-protein signaling 7-binding protein, which produces MSAAPSGRRKRPRSAASIFQGSRTSPHGRDSERRGSGSDSAYQIQRTLDDCKMLVQEFNTQVALYRELVISIGDVSVTCPSLHAELHKTRTRGCEMAYQAHQKLAAISGPEDGEIHPEICRLYIQLQCCLEMYTTEMLKSICLLGSLQFHRKGKEPCGPPKILDTKVEESSEVPILEDTSLSPTDIQQHLWQVSTDIENTDRDMREMKNLLSKLRETMPLPLKNQDDSSLLNLTPYPLVRRRKRRFFGLCCLVSS; this is translated from the exons ATGAGCGCTGCACCGAGCGGGCGCAGGAAGCGCCCCCGCTCCGCCGCGTCCATcttccagggcagcaggacctCGCCGCACGGCCGCGACAGCGAACGCCGGGGCAGCGGCTCCGATAGTGCCTATCAGATCCAGAGAACCCTGGACGACTGTAAGATG cttgtCCAGGAGTTCAATACCCAGGTGGCTCTCTATCGGGAGCTGGTCATTTCTATTGGGGATGTCTCCGTCACCTGTCCTTCTCTGCATGCAGAATTGCACAAAACTCGGACCCGAGGATGTGAGATGGCCTATCAGGCTCATCAAAAACTAGCAGCAATTTCTGG CCCAGAAGATGGTGAAATCCATCCTGAAATCTGTAGACTATATATCCAGTTGCAATGTTGCTTAGAAATGTACACAACAGAAATGCTAAAGTCCATATGTCTGCTAGGATCACTGCAGTTTCATCGAAAAG gaaaagaaccTTGTGGCCCACCCAAGATCTTAGATACTAAAGTGGAGGAGAGTTCTGAAGTACCTATTTTAGAAGACACGTCATTATCACCAACAGATATTCAACAGCATCTATGGCAGGTTTCCACAGATATTGAAAACACTGACAG AGATatgagagaaatgaaaaacCTTTTAAGTAAACTCAGGGAGACGATGCCTTTACCACTGAAAAATCAAG ATGATAGCAGCCTCCTAAACTTGACTCCATATCCACTGGTAAGAAGACGGAAGCGAAGATTCTTTGGATTGTGTTGTCTTGTCTCAAGTTAG